CTATCAACCCCAAGCTCGCAATCATAATGGCTAGCAGCGTAAGCATGAGCGAAAACTTGCCAAATCGATCCTCATCGGAGTAGAGAGCCTGCAGCTGCGAATTGAGTATCCTATATTCAAATGGCCGAGTCGGGTTAAACTGTTTCCACTTCTCCTCAATAAACTTAATCAGCTCAGGATAGTTATCGGAATTCACCCTAATGGCAATAACGTTTGCAAACACGGCCGGTCTGCGGAACATGTCGAGAATAAAGTTATTCACTGGTCGATGGAGCGACATGGCATTGAAATCACGGAAAACTCCAATCACCCGCTCATTACCGTCCTGCGACTTTACCCGGCGCCCAATGGCCGATTCATTGGTCCACCCCAAATTCTTTGCCATGTGCTCATTAATCATTACGGCGTTAACCGTGTCGCTAGGGAATCTCCGGTCGAATCCACGACCCGAAACAACCTTAATACCGAAGGTTTCCAGAAAATCCCAATCCACCAAAAACGTTGGAATGTAGAAGTTTTGACCAACCGCCGTAAGGCCCTCAACTTCATAGGCCCGTGTATTATGGTTCACTCCCAACACATCTTCAGATCCTGTCACATATTGAATATCCTTGTTCTTGAGTAGCTCCTGTTTAAATGCCTCATAGTTTTGGAACATTTGCCCTGTTCGCTGAACGGTGATGATGTGATCCTTTTTGAACCCCAACTCTGCGTTTCGGAGGAAGTTGAGCTGCGAGAAGACCACCATGGTGCCAATTATTAGGCTTATGGAAATGGTAAACTGAACAACAACCAGCACCTTTCTCGCAACGGACGATCGGGAACCAGCCGAAAGTCTTCCTTTTAGTACAACTAGCGGCTGAAAAGAGGAGAGGTAAAAAGCGGGATAGGCTCCGGCAAGCACTCCTACAACGAGACCTAGAAAAACTAGGTAGGCTATTGATATTGGCTGAAACAGCGCAGCTTCCTCAATACTTTTCCCCGTAAAGCTATTAAAGCTTGGCAGCAACAGTTCTACAAGTACAATTGCAAAGATTAACCCAATATAGGTTTGAAAGATGGCTTCGCCCAGAAACTGTCGTACTAGCTGCGCACGGTTTCCTCCAAACACCTTCTTAATACCAATCTCCTTGGCTCTTCCTGCCGATTTGGCCGTTACCAAGTTCATGAAGTTAATGCATGCCATGAGCAAAACAATAGCAGCAATAATTGAAAGAATATAGACATACATGCTGTTGCCATTCTGGTGCATTTCATATACATGATGCGACTTCAGGTGAATATCGGTTAGGGGCTGCAGATAAATTTTTACATCTTGGTCCTTAAGATCGTCATAGTGATTTTTATAGAACTGGGGAAACTTAGCATCGAGCATTTGCTGGGTAATTCCTGGTCTAAGGAGCACGTATGTCCAGCAAGGATTCCAAATCCACGTTTGTGGAAGCCTTCCACCAGCCAGCAATCGGAAGGTGGTGAGTGAAGCAAGAAAGTTAATTTTAAAGTGCGATTGAGAAGGAATATCCTTAATAACCCCGGTGACCTCAAAGTTTACCCCTTCCTCTATTCGAAGCGTTTTTCCAATGGGCGATTCATTGCCAAAGTAGCGCTTGGCGGTTGATTCGGTAATTACAACGGTGTTGGGACGGTCGAGGGCCGTTCTAGGATCTCCGTCCACAAATGGGAACGAGAATACATCGAAAACGGTAGAGTCAACAAGAAAGAAGCCCTTATTATTGAAACGAACCACCTCGTTGCTGTCCTTCATGTACTCAACGAAAATATCATCGCGCATGAAGTTGAAAAAGCGCATGGCCCTTTCCACTATATCGGGATAATCGAATTCCAACGCCGGAGCACAAGGAAACTCCATGGTAGCAGCATCCTCATTCACGTTGTTGGAGTTATACAACCGATTTACTCGGTAAATACGGTCAGCCTTGGCATTAAACTTATCATACTGTAATTCATCGCTGATGTAAAGCACAATGAATATTACACATGCAATGCCAATGGCCAATCCGCTAATGTTTATCAGCGAGTATTTCCAATACTTGTTGATGTTGCGAACTGCAATGATGATGTTGTGATTATTCATGGCTGCCAATATTATATGAATGTCGTCTTATCCTCCAACTCACACACCCTCTTCTTGGGTAAAAGCCACAATTCTATATAAAGAGTTCAAATAATCAGCATCTTGCAATATGTCCTTGGCTAAAAATGCACCACATCATTTAAATTAACAGCTAAAATGCCGAACACGTCAAAACCATGATTAATAATTAATTGGAAATTTTATCCCCTGTGCTTACTGTTCGGAAACGTTACACATGGTGCTCAAAAACGAACAATGGAAAATGGAGGAAGAAATGGAGCAATATGCCAGAATGCCAATGGGACATTTGGCTGTTTTCTAAATCTTTAAATAGTGATGGGGAAATAACGGAGGTTCGAAAATTGGAGTTGTGCGGTAGCGCACCCACCGTATTTAACATAAAACCACTTCGGGGATGCAGCAAACAATTCCAGGAACAGTTTCAACGAGCCGTCATAGCCCACGGTTTTAACCGTGGGAACCCAATGCAGCAGCAATACCTTAAGATTAATCCATTTCTAGCTATTCCTAGATGCATTATGGAGCATAATAAGCTCATCATACTCCTCAGGGAAAACATCATATTTATCAAATCAACCCTGTGCCAACCGCTTTGCCATTCCTCTGAATATGCAACCATGCAGGGGCAATACCGCGTACCAATATGCCCTACCGAGTAGCCCAAGCGGTCGAAAGGTAGCCGTTTGGGTAAGCACGCTGTTCTCTATCCTAAACTCCAGCCAAGCCTCGCCGGGCAGCTTCATCTCGGCATAGAGCAGCAATCGCTTTTCTTCCCGGTTGGCCAGCAGCACCCTCCAAAAGTCCAAAGCCTCCCCTGCCGCAATATTGGTATCGCTCTTCCGACCGCGCCGCATGCCCACGCCACCCCAAAGCTGGTCGAGAAAGCCGCGAATTTCCCATAACCAATCGCCATAGTACCAGCCCGTTTTTCCACCGATGGCCCAAATGCGCTGCAACGCCGCGTTGGTGTCGACCACGGGAACCTTGCGTATATCCCTAAAGCAGCCGTTCACCGGCATCTCCACAAAGTGCGAAATACCCTTTTGCAGCAGTGCGCTGGTTTGCGCATCCTTCCAGCTCGAGAGCACTTGGTTTTGCTCAATTTTATCGAAGGCCATCCGAATGGAGGATTGGTAATCGATGAGCGAAATGCCGAGCATGGCAGCAAGGTTGTTGGGTTGGCACACCACCTCCACCTTCATGCTGTTAACCAGATTCTGCGCCAGCGCAAAGGAGGTTGCGGTAACAAAGTAGAGCCAGTAGGACGATATTTTCGGAGTCATTACCGGCACCACCAAAATCCGTCGCTTGAGGCCCCGCACCTTGGCAAACTGCAGGAGCATCTCCCTATAGCTCAGGATATCGGGTCCACCGATATCGAAGCTCCGGTTGTAGGTCTCCGCATTGCCCATCACTCCACTCAAAAACTCCACCACATTTCGAATGGCAATGGGTTGCGTGCGAGTTTTTAGCCAGCGCGGCGTAACCATAACGGGCAGCTTCTCCACCAGGTCGCGAATAATTTCGAACGATGCGCTACCCGAGCCCACAATGATACCCGCGCGCAGGGTGGTCAGCGCAAAGCTACCCTCCGACAGGATATCCTCCACATTCTTTCTGGAGGCAAGATGCTTGGAGAGCGCTGCATCGTTTACAATGCCGCTCAGGTAAATCACCTGCTTGGCGTTGGTTTGCTCCAATCGCTCGCGGTAGTTAAGGGCGCACTGCTGCTCCATATCGCCAAAGTCGCCCCCCTGCGTGGCCATGGAGTGAATGAGGTAGTAAGCCACATCAATGTCGTTGGGAATGCTGCTCAAGGTCTCCCTCTTCAGAAAGTCCGCCTCCACCACGCTCAGGTTTTGGGTTGAATAGCCATGGTAGTTGAAGCGCTTGCCATCGCGCACGCAGCAAACCACCTGATGGCCATTTTGCAGCAGAACAGGCAGCAATCGCTGGGCAATGTAGCCGGTTGCTCCGGTGAGAAGGACTTTCATTTGCAGCTGTTTAGGTTTACCAATCTCGCAACGAAGGGTATAACATCAGCGGCATTGCAATGGTTTAGAAAGGGTGAAATTAAAAACCTGCAGCCAATAGCCCATGGGATGACAACCATATTCCCAAATTTGATTTGGTGACAAGAAGCCAGCTTTCAGGTTACAAAGTTTGGTAGCATTGCCTCTTCGGGAAGCCCTAAGTGCTTTCCGGGTAACTTCAACACACCAACATAGCGCACAGTTTTAACCGTAGGTAATCAATGCAGCAGCAAAATCTTAATGGATTTATCCATTTACCATTTCTTCGGTTAGGATGAAATTATGAATGAGCGGCAAATCCTAATCTCCTAACAACCTAAATTCCTACCCCCTTCCCTACAGCACTCCCGAAAACATGGCAATAAGCTTGGCCGCGGGTATAAATAGCAGCTGGGCAACCAGCGTTCCGAGAACTCGCGCAACCACCATGTAAACAATGTACTTCCGAAATACCGACTCCTTGCACTTTCCCAGCACCACCTCGTCAGTCATCATCGACAGAAACGGGTCAATAAACACAAACATCAGGATGGTGGCTAGGCCATTTATTACGGAGGAGAGCGTGCTTGAAGTTGTTCTTAAATCGGGATTGAGATAACCTGCATAGAGCGACGAGATCACCCCAACGGTAATAATTGCCACCGCCACAATGTTCATTATAAAAACCCTCCAGGGGAAATTCTCCTTGAAATCGAGCTGAGTTATGTTCTTCACATCGGGAGCGACAATATTTTCCTTGAGGTAGGCAATTCCACCCTTGGTAAAACCGTAGTAGAGCACCTTGGGCATCGACTTATACACGCTGAACCGGTTAACGGCAACCGACAGAATGCGCTGAAAGGATGGAATGAGCAGCGCGCCAACGATGGTAGCCACAGTGCAGGAGAAAATGATTAGCCGAAAATCGAACAGGTTGCTCCCAATGCCCATCTTTATGTTCTTTTCGATGGTGCTTGCCAGCAGCGGTGCCTGAAACCCGTTGGCAGTGCGCGAAATCAGCACCAGAATATTGAACAGCGCAAAGGAGATGGCAACCCTTCCAGTTCGAATACCCACAATTCGAACGGAGTAGGAAAGCGTGGTGATAAGGTTGATAAGGAAGGTAAGAACAATTACAAAAAAAATGGAGAGGCTCATGGGGGTATGGCAATTATAGTGATAGCATTTTATTCCGCCCCTATTACCTCAACAATCTGTTGGTGCAAATCAGGAATTTTATTCTTTACAACATCCCAAACAATGGAGTAATTAACACCCATGTAGTCATGAATCAACCGATCCCTCATTCCTGCCATATTCTTCCACATGATCGTATTCCACTTAACTTTAAAATCGGCGGGAATTTTTTTTGTTGCCTCACCAATTATTTCAAGACTTCTAACAACGGCTCTCTTCAGCGTTTCATCTTGCAAAAAAGTCTCCTTAGTTACATCGTTTGTGATAACAGAAAGTATGAAGGAACTCTCGTCTCTAATGTGCTTCAGGTATTCAATAGGCTCTTTAGACATACTCTACCTCATTTAAAATCTTAGGACCTATATATGGGCTCAATCCATTTTTTGTAACTATTTCAACCTTCTCATTCTTGAAGATCGCCTCCAAAATATCGTATGCAGCCATATAGTTATCAAAATTCTCCATACCCGGTTTAAACTCTATTAGAATATCGATATCGCTTTTGCTCGATTGCTCACCTCTTAAGTATGATCCAAAAAGTCCAATGCTTTCAACCCCCAATCTCGAAAGCTCGGGTTTATATTTTTTAATGGAAGATAGTATAGTCTCTTTTGTAGTCATATTCAAATCTTTATCACAAATATAGCAAACTTTGATGTGAGTAGTGTGCCATTCTCAGAATAGCCAGAATCGCAATTTAAATCTTGCAATAATTACACGCTTTTTTTCTTTGCGTGTAACATGTTGAAACGGTTTATTGCTTTAAACTCATTTTGTTCCCTACGGTTAAAACCATCGGCTATAATTAATTCGCCTATTCAGTTTTTTTGGACTGCCGCCCCAGCTCTCCAAAATAGTGCTTTACGCGCTGCAGCTGCTCCGGCTTAAGGTCCGCCACGTTAATCACCCTTACGACATTGGCGAGGGTAAGCTCTACCTTGTGCTCGTGCACCGCTACATCCCTAATATCGGCAACGGGTATGGTCTCCCGCCGGTAGTCGTCCGGCATGTAGAACCTAACAGTGGTGCTGTCCCACTCCACAAAGCACCGCTCCCTTTTAAAGAAAAGTATTCCGAAGAGTATGGCCATGGCCCCCTGAAATATTGCGGTGAGGAAGAACCAGTCCTCTTCCTTAACGTTGGGCCCAGCCCCCCTCACCAGTATGAACAGGGAGGTGGCAAAGCCAAACACAAAGCAGAGAAACACAAACCCAAAAATAAGCTTAACAAAGCCTCTGTTGTTGCTAACCTCAACTCTTTCCATCGTGAACCATTTGTTTCAAACGAAAGTAGGAATAATCGAGATAGGACCGGGTAGATGTGGTAACAATTTTGTGGAAAGTTAAAAGATTTTAGCCTTCAACATGGGTTAGTAATTCTGTAACCTACTGTAAATACTCGGAATAACTTATTACCATTTCAGCAACTAATCAGCCATTCAAATGCTACCCGTTCATCCAACTTTTTAGTGCCATGGCCTTATCGCGGCTAACGATAATCTTCTCGCCGAGCTTGTTTTTGAGGTGCAGCGCCAGTTTTCCGTTGAAGTAGGCCTCAAATTTCTCAACGGCATTTAGGTTGATAATGGCTTGGCGGTTGGCCCTAAAGAAGAGTGCCGGATCGAGCTCCGGCTCCAGCTTGTCGAGCGAAGCGGAAATAGGATACTGCTTGCCATCGAAGGCCACCACAAAGGTCACCTTGGTATCCACATAAATGTAGGCCACCTCGGCCATGGGGAGCGAAAAGAAGGCTCCCTTTTTCGAAACCAGAATGCGTCGGCGGTAACTCAGCTGCGAGCTGGTTATCTCCTGCGCCAAGGTGCGGTAATCAATGGCTATGGATTCTTCCGGCTGAATAAGCTCCAATATCTTCTCAAACTTAAAAATAGCCTGCTCCAGCTCATCCTTCTTAATGGGCTTTAGCAAATAGTGGATGCTATTAAGCTGAAATGCCCTAAGCGCATGCTCGTGGTAGGCGGTGGTGAACACAATGCCGCTCTCCACCTCCATCTCGTTAAAAATCTCGAAGCAGCTGCCATCGGCCAGCTCAATATCCATAAAGATGATTTCCGGATGCTCATTGGCGGATAGCCATGCCACCGTATCCTTCACACTCTGAAGCATGGCTAGCACACTCCAATTTGGACGTAGCTCGGCAATCATGGTTCTCAACATGGCTCCAGAGTGCACCTCGTCCTCAACAATAACCACTTTAACGTCCATTTTCCATCTGAATTAGGGGTAGCTTAACGGTAAAGTGCTGCTCGTGCTTTTCAACCACAATGGGGTTGCTGGTTAGAAACTGAAAGCGCTTCTCTATGTTTTGCAATCCCGTATTGGTAGAGTAGGTAGTTTTTTTAGGGTTTAGGTTGTTGGTTACCATTACATGCCCATCGTGCGCCTTCACCTCAATATGAAGCGGTGAAGCGAGCGTGGCCACGTTGTGCTTAATGGCATTCTCCACCAAGAGCTGGAGACTGAGCGGTGCCAGCTGGTGGTTGAGCAGGTCGTTATCGATGGAGAAGGTTACCGTAAGGCCATCGCCCAGCCGAATTTGGTGAAGGGCAAGGTAGGCCTTGATAAACTTCAGCTCATCCCCCAGCGAAACCGACACCTTATCCTTGCTCTGCAGCACATAGCGGTAAACATCGGAGAAATTTGTTGCCATAGAAACAGCGCTATCGGGGTCGCTCTTTATGATGGCAATGAGCGTGCTAAGGTTGTTGAAGAGAAAATGGGGATTAATCTGGTCCTGCAGTGCCACGTAGTCGAGTCGAAGCTTCTCCTGCTGCAGCTTCTCATTTTCCAGCATTACGGCGGTCAAACTCTGGTGGTAGTTATATACAATGAGTAAACTAACGTAAATAAGTACAAACATTATAAAAAGGGAAACACTCAAGTAGAACTGGCTCGGCTCCATTGCCAAATCTTCACCAAACATGGGCTTAAACCACATAGCTACGAAGAACCACAGCACAAACCAAACTGTAGAGAAGGCAAAGAGCATGGCGAAGCGCTTCCGTGTTTTCAGATGCCAAGGATACTTATGGGCAATCACCTGGTTGAAGACAAAGATCCCCTCGCTTATCACAAACATAATGGAAAAGAGGAAGAGTGGACCACCCCAAGTAAAAGGCTCATGAGGGAACATCAGCTGCTTAATAATGGTAATCATGAGCGCTGTGGTAACTACCCCAAAAAGCAACCGCGACTTGAAATCGAAGAAAACGTGTGGACGAATATCCTTCCACTCCTGTAGACAGTCTTTCCCCTTTACAATACTCTTAATTAACTTCACTGAGTGCATCCTTTGTTTCCCCTTAGGTAATGTTCAAATATACACATAAAGCCAATGTTCCACACCAACTCCTACTCTGATACGGTGAGTTCGCCAATGCCCTTAAGGTAAACAGACTTGGCAATTTGGTAAGATGATACTGCCTCAACATAGGAGGCATGCGCCTTTTGCCATGAAGCCTGAGCATTTAGAAGATCGGTGGTGGTATTTAACCCTGCATTAAAGCTGGCCTGCACCTCACTGAGACTCTCCTCCGCCTCGGCCTTGCTCTTGGCAGCCAAGCCAATGGTTTGGTATGCCTCATCGAACTGAAGCCACCGCTGCTGAATTTCCAACCTCATGAACTCACGTGCATCGTCCTGTTTCAGCTTCGACTGCTCCAGCTTGTAGCGGGCTGCCTTCAACTTTTGTCGCTTCTCGCCCCAATGCACAATAGGAACTGAAAGTTGAGCCGAAGCAATTGTGTTCCATCCACCGTTGTAAAGATTTGGCACATAGTTGTAACCATAGCTCACCTGTACACCCAGCGTGGGCATAAATTCAGCCATGGCATTCTTGCGCTGGTAATCGGCAATGGCCACCTGTCCTTCCAGTATTTTTGTTTCGGAACGAGCATCCAGCGCCTTATCAACATCCAACCCTGCTGCGGGAAGCTGTGGTTCACCTAAATTATCTACGGTAACGGCAAGGTTGGTGGAAAGATCCACCCCAATCTGCCTGCAGAGATTCATGCGAGCAAGCTGAAGCCCATTGCGAGCCTTGAGCAGGTTGATGCTGGCCTCATTTCGCTGAACAGCAACCTTTAGTTGCTCACTCTTGGGTATTAGGCCCAGCTGGTAAGCAGTAACCAGCTGGCTCTCCAGAGAGTCGAGCATGGTAACATAACGTTCAGCCACCTTTACCTGCTCCTGAATGGATACAAGCTGCCAGAATGCCTGATCGGTGTTCATTACCACCTCCGAAGCGGTAAGCGCCGTTGCTTGGTCGGCAATCGCAACCGCCTCATTGGCCATCTTATTTGCATTCCGCACCTGTCCCCCAGCAAAAAGTGCCTGTTTGGCCACTATTTGAGTCTGGTAGATGGTTAGATTTTTCGTTCCCAAATCGATGCCGGGAAAGTATACATTGCTCTCCCCGCTATACTGGTGATTGGCTGCCTCCGTTGCGCTATTGGCCGTTGGTAGAAAGAACCCCGGAACACTGATGTTCTTCATGTCGGGTAAGTTCATTATGCTACCACTTCCGTCAATCTGAGGAAGGTAAGAGGCACGGGCCTCCTTCTGGTGTGCTACGGCAATGCGCTTATCCAACTCCGACTGCTTTACATTTCGATTGTTCTGCAGCGCCTGCTCCCTGCACTGCTGTAGGGTAACTACTTGCTGTGAATAACCTGCCGCGACTATGGCTGCAAGGGCAATGGTTACTGCTATTTTTTTCATTATGACCGAATTAATTTTAAAAGGGTGTAACGAAACTCTCATGTTGCTGATTCTGCTATCATCGCGCTTACAGCTAAAACCAAAAGTTTCCACAGGTGTCGTCATTTGTTTTTAAGAAAGCGTGTGCTCCCATTATGGCAATCATTGCACTCTGGGAGTCACACGCCATCACCTAACCAATGCTTTCAAGGTTTCGGGTATTCACCTTATAAAAAATGGCATACAGTACTGGAACCACCACAAGAGTGATAATGGTTCCCACCAGCAACCCAAACATGATTGCTATAGACATTGATCCGAAGATATCATCGAATACAAGCGGAGCCATACCAAGAATGGTGGTGAGTGAGGCCATCATTACTGGGCGAACACGTGATGTAGCCGAATGGATTATCGCCAACAGGGTTGCCTTTCCTGACTTAACTTGTATATTGATCTCATCGAGCAACACCACCGCATTTTTTATCATCATCCCTATAAGACCGAGAGTGCCTACAATTGGCAAGAATCCGAAGGGGGCACCAGTAACCAAAAATCCAATGATAACGCCAATAAAGGCCAATGGCACAATGGCAAATATGATAATAGGCTGCTTAAAGTTGCCGAACAACGCCACTATAATCAGAACCATGAGCAACAACGCAAGAGGGAAATTTGCCATTAGCCCCTTGTTTGCCTCATTGCTGTCCTTTTGCTCGCCAAGCCACTGCAAGCGATATCCCTGTGGCAGGTGAATGGCATCCACCTGAGGTTTAACGGCGTTGAACAGATCGTTGGCTGTAACCCCAACCGCCGGATCGCACTGAGCCTTTATGGCACGCTGCCCATTGTAGCGCATAATGGTATTGGTTTCCCAAGTCATATCCACGGAATCGACCACTTGGCCTAGCGGAACGCTGCTTGCCGAGTTGGACCACACCGGAATATTCGACAAACCAGAAAGATCGTTGTTGAGTGAACGGTTAAGCCGTAGCATTACCGGAAGCCGATACTCTCCATCGTAGTAAACCCCAATTGGTAGACCCATAGTTGCAACGGCAAGAGCATTGGCTACATCGGAACGGCTAACCATTAGACGCCGCGCCTGATCCTGCGAGTAGTATGGACTAAGCACCATTGCCTCATTCTTCCAGTTATTGGTAATAAAGGCAGCCCGAGGATCCTTCCGGAAGATATCTTCCGCCTGGCTTGCCAGCTCGCGAAGCACCTTTTCATCGGGACCAGAAAACATGGCCTCAACCTTATAATCGCCACCCACCGCAATGTAGCCTCTTGCCCGACCAATCGCTTGGGGGAAACGTTTAGCCACATACTTATCGGCACGCTGCATTATCTCATCGGTATACTTCTTGTCGGCAGTGGTTATTATTAGCTCTCCATACGAAGGGCTGTATCCGCTCATAGGGCGCATAAGGGTGTAGCGTGCGGGAGTTCTTCCAACAGCCGAAACCACAGAGGAGACATGTTTCCACGTGTTAATTTCATGCTGAATGGTATCCAAATCGGTACTTACCTGATTGATGTCGCTTCCAAGAGGCAAACGGTATTCCATTACAAACTGGTTGTAGGTTACCCCGGGAAAGAAGTCCTGCTTCACAAAGCGAAAGGCCCAAAATGAAATGATCAAGGCAGCAAAAGTCAGCAGTGAAATCATTGTTTTGTGCCAAAGAGCGTATCGAATTATCTTATTATAGAAACGGTAGAATTTCCCACTATACACATCCGACTCGGTTTGCTTTTCTGTCAACGGCTTGCGCGGCTTACGGTAGAAATAGTTGGCCATAAATGGCGTTTGAACCATTGCCAGCACCCAGCTGAGGAATAGTGAAATGGCTAAAACATAAAAGAGCGATTTCAAAAACTCCCCTACACCAGTTGGGTTAAAAGCCAGCGGCATAAAGGCTAAAATGGCCACCAACGTTGCCCCAAGCAGAGGCATGGACGACTTATTTGCCGAACTAACAAAGGCAATCTTTC
The Williamwhitmania sp. genome window above contains:
- a CDS encoding efflux RND transporter permease subunit, producing MLNKILKQKAFLSFLFVALVIGGIMSYSSMGKLEDPEIPVKAAVVVTVYPGASAQEVETEVTDVLEKAIQRLDNIDNIQSRSMPGYSEITVNIKSGYESSKLPQLWDNLRRKVNDIKGDLPQGAYTPIVNDDFGDVSGIFLAMTNDGYSYKEFLNYADHVRQQLLTVPGVKRVEFFGKRTEVVNVDFNNDYFASLGINPMLIFQAFNDQGSIVNAGDFAFGGNRIRVNIGNKFQSLDEIKNFEVKLPSGARYRLGEIATVTRGFYQPLSEQIKFNGKEAISLAISMNSGGNVIVLGKAVEDKLAELSKDLPVGVEFHPIYYQHQKVEESINNFVINLIESVLVVVVVLLLAMGLRAGLLISSGLVLTILGTFIVMSAAGIELHRVSLAAIIIAMGMLVDNAIVVVDGILIDLKRGKPRKIAFVSSANKSSMPLLGATLVAILAFMPLAFNPTGVGEFLKSLFYVLAISLFLSWVLAMVQTPFMANYFYRKPRKPLTEKQTESDVYSGKFYRFYNKIIRYALWHKTMISLLTFAALIISFWAFRFVKQDFFPGVTYNQFVMEYRLPLGSDINQVSTDLDTIQHEINTWKHVSSVVSAVGRTPARYTLMRPMSGYSPSYGELIITTADKKYTDEIMQRADKYVAKRFPQAIGRARGYIAVGGDYKVEAMFSGPDEKVLRELASQAEDIFRKDPRAAFITNNWKNEAMVLSPYYSQDQARRLMVSRSDVANALAVATMGLPIGVYYDGEYRLPVMLRLNRSLNNDLSGLSNIPVWSNSASSVPLGQVVDSVDMTWETNTIMRYNGQRAIKAQCDPAVGVTANDLFNAVKPQVDAIHLPQGYRLQWLGEQKDSNEANKGLMANFPLALLLMVLIIVALFGNFKQPIIIFAIVPLAFIGVIIGFLVTGAPFGFLPIVGTLGLIGMMIKNAVVLLDEINIQVKSGKATLLAIIHSATSRVRPVMMASLTTILGMAPLVFDDIFGSMSIAIMFGLLVGTIITLVVVPVLYAIFYKVNTRNLESIG